Genomic DNA from Spirochaeta isovalerica:
TTTGCCGCCAGTTTCTCGAGAAAAAGATTTTCGCCTTTTAACAGTGCCTGTTTATAGAGTTTTTCGTAGTCGATAACCAGAGGTGTGAAAGAAATAGCATCGGGCTCATCGTGATTGAGAAGACAAAACTTTTTGTAGGATTCTTCAAAATGGGATAAGACGCTTTGGACAGCTTCTTCCGACAGATGTATCATGCTCTCCAAAATATCAACTGGAGTTTTTGTAAAGGTCAGCCAATTGAAATACCCTGTAGCGGCTTCGGGAATGGAAGCATCGTAATTCTTTTTTCTGTCCTTTAGATTAACCCATATGGGGGGCGGCGTCGCATCATTTCCGAACTGGTCGCAGAGATCGATGTTCAGTTCCGTCAGAGCCTGAATCCTGGCCAGAATCAGTGAGGGATTCAGTCCGTTAAAGGGATCTCCGATATGACTGCGAACACCTCTTACGTAAACGATGGGCATGATTTTCCCTACAGAACCTTCATACATGAGAGCTTTTTTGCTCGTCTGGTTGTAATAAGGTTCGGAATTAATAACCAGTTTGTAATCGAGATTATATGTTTTTTTTAAATCGACCAGCAAACCAGTGGCTTCAATCATGCCCCGGGAAAGATTTTCCTCATCGGGCACGCTTATTAACAGAAGAGTGTGTGAAAAAGTTTCGTCAGTTGATAGTTTGTCCATGAGGGCCATTTGAATAGCGGCTCCGGCTTTCATATCGGCAGCACCTCTGCCGAATAACCAGTCTCCCGATTCCAGATCTTTACTGACCGCCGGCGAAAGGGGGCGTTTTGCCAATGCTTCCCTTAGGGAATCGGGACGGAGGGCCAGATTCTCCAGTTTCCCGTAGTCACTGGTTCCCACAGCATCATGATGGTGCAGGAATACAATTGTTTTTTTTGATACCCCTTCTACGAGACTCCAGATTATTTCCCTGTTGTTATTATCGTTTTCGAGCTTTCTGGATCCCAGATGATGGGGATGTTCTTTAAAATATGGCCTTGATTTCAGCCAGTTGAGAATTATTTCTTCGATAAAGCCTTCAAAGGGAGTATTGGTATCACTCCTCGATGAGATTAATCGGAGAAAAAGGGGTTCTATGATTTTTTTCCAGTTTTCTGCAGGTCTCATAGAGGTAAGTATAAAATCAAATAGAGAGGTTTCAATAAAAAAACCTCCTGCATAAGGAGGTTTGATTGAATAGAAAAATTAATAGAGCTTTCTTCTCTCGAGTTTTCTCAGTTTTTTCTGTTCTTTTCTTTTACGGGCTTTGTTTTGCTCGTGTTTTTTGGTAGAGGGCTTTTCGAAGTACTGTCTTCTTTTGAATTCTCTAATAATTCCCTCTTTTTCAACCTTCCTCTTAAAGCGTTTGATTGCTTTTTCGAGGTTTTCATCATCATAAACTTCTATATTAGCCATGCTTATAAAATACATAGTATTGAAAATACTTGTCAACCGCCGAAGGGGAATATAATCAGAACAACTGATGATCTTCTTCCAGCGGACCGTCCAGAATTTCCACTTTAAGCCCTTCAAGATGAATTTCTGCGCTCTCCACATAGAAGCCAAGTGATTCCTGTTCTATGTAAGTTGTGTCGACATATCGGAGAATTATGCGCCCGTCGATGGACAGTTCCATATAGCCGCCGTAGGTTACCAGTTCCACATCATAGGCCTGTTCGGGATGGGGATCAAAGTGATTGTTCTGTATAATATCGTATCGGAAGGCGTTTTCTATTCCTCCGCCTTCTCTTGTTCCCCAGATTCTAGCCTGAGCCAATCCGGCGATGAGATCCAGGCTGACATAGTGGCCGTTCGCCTCTCTGTCCGAGCGGAATACCAGTCCGGTTTTTCCCGGACCGTTGAAGGATATCCGGCATTTCAATCTGAAGTCCGATGCTCTGCCTTTGATCATAAAGATTTCATAACCGCTCTTCGATGTCATGGAGAGACTGCTGCTGTCATGATTTATCGAAGCCGTGGGATTTTTGAGAAGCCTCTGTACGGGAAATAAGTCTTTGTTTTCTTTACGGCTCTGAACTTTTTCATCAAAAAGCCAGTAGCTTTTCAGGGACAGCTGTCCGTTGCTGTTTACAATCAGTTCCGTGGGAGGCGGAAGGATCTTTACAGGATCGGACAGGCTGTTGAAGAAGTTCCATACGAGGAATTTCCCTTTATATGGCAGAACTCTGGCCGCGTAGTTTCCTCTGGGGAGAAGAACGTTGGAGGCAAAAGCTTCGAAATCGCTGTCCAGCGAGTCGGAATACCAGTAGTGGACTTTTACGTCTTCTTTGATATTCCCGAATAGATAATACCTGTTTGCAATTTTATGGAGTCCCGGTACCTCCACATCGTCATACATCCTGGG
This window encodes:
- a CDS encoding M20/M25/M40 family metallo-hydrolase, which gives rise to MRPAENWKKIIEPLFLRLISSRSDTNTPFEGFIEEIILNWLKSRPYFKEHPHHLGSRKLENDNNNREIIWSLVEGVSKKTIVFLHHHDAVGTSDYGKLENLALRPDSLREALAKRPLSPAVSKDLESGDWLFGRGAADMKAGAAIQMALMDKLSTDETFSHTLLLISVPDEENLSRGMIEATGLLVDLKKTYNLDYKLVINSEPYYNQTSKKALMYEGSVGKIMPIVYVRGVRSHIGDPFNGLNPSLILARIQALTELNIDLCDQFGNDATPPPIWVNLKDRKKNYDASIPEAATGYFNWLTFTKTPVDILESMIHLSEEAVQSVLSHFEESYKKFCLLNHDEPDAISFTPLVIDYEKLYKQALLKGENLFLEKLAAKEEEMKILLGENKITLPDAAIRILEFTADEADLEGPAVVIGLSGPYYPHITNSMIKGGEDFNLAERVDRISKELFQIEYQSNAYFMGISDLSYAGWVGNEEDIVSIKRNSPGWETIYSVPFRKMEQLDAPIVNIGPWGKDLHKPTERVNIKDVYERIPSILDRLIREILPPEKNQT
- the rpsU gene encoding 30S ribosomal protein S21, with the translated sequence MANIEVYDDENLEKAIKRFKRKVEKEGIIREFKRRQYFEKPSTKKHEQNKARKRKEQKKLRKLERRKLY
- a CDS encoding glycosyl hydrolase, yielding MYTGKGFERSELGDIDIIEHQGLFHLFHLVLPNHDYIAHAVSHDGFLWKRVKNPLFIGEPGDWDDDMLWTMHVSADPDGPAAFRMFYTGLSRKEDGKIQRIGLARSNDLYHWEKVSSANYPLSISSPFYEENINEGRNWVSCRDPFFFREGDRRYLLVNARVPFGPIARRGCIGLAEERTPDEFEWKPPLFFPRMYDDVEVPGLHKIANRYYLFGNIKEDVKVHYWYSDSLDSDFEAFASNVLLPRGNYAARVLPYKGKFLVWNFFNSLSDPVKILPPPTELIVNSNGQLSLKSYWLFDEKVQSRKENKDLFPVQRLLKNPTASINHDSSSLSMTSKSGYEIFMIKGRASDFRLKCRISFNGPGKTGLVFRSDREANGHYVSLDLIAGLAQARIWGTREGGGIENAFRYDIIQNNHFDPHPEQAYDVELVTYGGYMELSIDGRIILRYVDTTYIEQESLGFYVESAEIHLEGLKVEILDGPLEEDHQLF